Genomic segment of Serinicoccus hydrothermalis:
GGTGCGCGACGTCATGGAGCCGCCGAGAGTGGTGCTCGAGGACGGCGTCGACCCGCGCAGCGCCTTCGACGAGCTCGAGCAGACACGCGCGGGTATGGCGCCGGTCGTCCGGGACGACCAGCTCCTCGGCGTGCTGACCCGGACCGGCATCGTCCGCTCCGGCATCTACACCCCGGCGCTGGATGCCGACGGTCGGCTCCGCGTCGGCGCCGCGGTCGGCATCAACGGTGACGTGCGGGCCAAGGCGGCCGACCTGCTGGACGCGGGCGCGGACGTCCTCGTCGTCGACACCGCCCACGGTCACCAGGACAAGATGATCGACGCCCTGCCCCTCGTCGTCGAGGCCCGGGACGCCCACCATGAGAGCACCGGCGTCCGCGTGGTGATCGCCGCGGGAAACGTCGTCTCCCGCACCGGCACCCAGGACCTCGTCGCGGCGGGAGCCGACATCGTCAAGGTCGGCGTCGGCCCGGGCGCGATGTGCACGACCCGGATGATGACCGGGGTCGGCCGCCCGCAGTTCTCGGCCGTGCTGGAGTGCGCGGACGCGGCCCGTGAGCTCGGGGCGCACGTGTGGGCAGACGGCGGCGTGAAGTACCCCCGCGACGTCGCGCTCGCGCTCGCCGCCGGCGCCGCCTCGGTCATGGTGGGCTCGTGGTTCGCCGGGACGCTGGAGTCCCCGGGCGACCTCATCCACGACACCGACGGGCGGCTCTACAAGGAGTCCTTCGGTATGGCGTCGGCCCGGGCGGTGCGCCACCGCACCCGGGAGATGTCCGCCTTCGACCGGGCCCGGGCCGCGCTCTTCGAGGAGGGGATCTCCTCGGGCCGGATGTTCGTCGACCCGGCGCGGCCGGGGGTCGAGGATCTCGTCGACCAGATCGTCTCCGGGGTGCGCTCGGCCTTCACGTATGCCGGCGCACGCACGATCGGGGAGTTCCACACCGGTGCTGTCGTCGGCATCCAGGGAGCGGCCGGCTACGACGAGGGGCGCCCCCGGCATACCTCCTGGTGAGCGGGCCGGACGCCTCTGCGCGCGAGTTCGTCTTCTGGGAGCCCCTTCGTCATCTATGAGCCCCCTCGAACAGGCTCGCGAGTGACGTCGAGGCTCGAAGACGTCCCCGTCAGGCAGGCCGCCCGGTGGCGATGATCGCCGGCCGGGCCCCGCGTGCGGCCTGACGCACGATCGCGTCCACCGCACACGTGCCGTCGAGATCCGACCAGACGACGCGACCCACGCCATATCCCAGGGAGCGGATCCGGTCCTCGCGTCCCTTCTCCGCCGCCAGCGCCGCCGCGCCCTCGTGCCCGTCGTACTTGACCCGGCCGTCGAACTCGAGCACGACACCGAGCTGCGGCAGGTAGAAGTCGACCCGGGCGATGTCGTGCCCGTTCTCCACGATGCGGTACTGGGGGATCGCCACGAGCCCGAGGTCGGCGAGGATCAGCCGCAGCAGCGTCTCCCCGGGTGACTCGCTGCTGGCGTCGGCGAGGCGGATCGCCGCCCGCGCGCCACCGATCCCCGGCACGTGCGTCTGCCGCCCCAGGGCCTCGTCGAGCTCGTCGACGGTGACCAGCTGCCGGTGCAGCGCCGCGTCGGCCGCCACGACGCAGGAGCGGCGAGGGGCGACCAGGCCAACCCCCACGACAGCCGTGGCGAGGTCCACCCTCCTGGGCTCCGCGGTGGCGTCCAGGTGCTTCGCACCGGGGAAGGTGTGGACGGTATACCGCTCGTAGCGGCGGCAGTTGCCCGTCGCTGTCGCATGGCACAGGTGCACCCGCTCCAGGCCGGCGTCGAGGAGGGGCAGGTCCCACAGCAGCGCTGCGGTCGTGTGGCTCGCGGCCCATCCTTCCGGGTGCCAGCGGAGCAGGGCGCGGGCGCGCAGGACGTGCCGGTCCGTGAGGTGACGCTGCTCGAGGAGGACCGAGGTCTGGACGTACGCCCCACGCGCCACGCGGGTCAGGATCTTGCGCTGCACGAGACGCCGCAGCACCTCGCGGTTGAAGCCCAGGCCCGCCGCCTCCCGGGTGGTGACGACGTGGTAGTGCGTGGTGAGGAAGGCCTGGAGCTCGGGATGCATGGGTCAACGCTGGCGCATGTCGACCCCCGGTGGGGCGCCGTGCGGACATCTGTGGACAACTCCGGCCGTGTCCGGGAGCCGGTATGTCCTCTGTGCGCCGGTTCGTCACTCAGGATCCCTCTCGAGGGGGCTCCTGAGTGACGTCGAGGCGTCCAGTCGAGAGCGGGACCGAATCGAGCCTCAGCCCAGGTGCTGGGCCTGCCAGGCGGCGCCGATGATGCCGGCGTCGTTCTTGAGCTGCGCCGGGACGATCGGGGCGCGCGTGTGCAGCAGCGGGAGGTACTTGTCCGCCTTCTTCGAGACGCCGCCGCCCACGATGATGAGGTCGGGCCAGAGCAGGTCCTCGACGTGGGAGTAGTAGCGCTGGAGCCGCTCGGCCCAGTCCTCCCAGGACAGGTCCTCGTTCTCGCGCGCGGAGCTGGCCGCCCGGGTCTCCGCGTCGTAGCCGTCGAGCTCGAGGTGGCCGAGCTCGGTGTTGGGCAGCAGCTCGCCCTTCATGAACAGCGCGGTGCCGATGCCGGTGCCCAGCGTCGTCAGCAGCACGACGCCCTCGTTGCCCCGCCCCGCGCCGTAGTGCATCTCGGCCACGCCGGCGGCGTCGGCGTCGTTCATGACGAAGACCGACCGGCCCACCCGCTCGGTGAAGAGGGCGTCGGCGTCCGCACCGATCCAGGAGGGGTCGATGTTGGCCGCGGTGCGCACCGTCCCGTGGTGCACCACCGCGGGCAGCGTGATGCCCACGGGGCTCTTGCCGCCGATGTCGTCGTCGAACTTGTCCACGATCTCGGCGACGACCTCCGCGACCGCCTCGGGCGTGGACTCCTCCGGGGTGGGGATCCGCTTGCGGTCGGTGGCGAACTCGCCCTTCTTGAGGTCGACCGGGGCACCCTTGATGCCGCTGCCCCCGATGTCGACGCCGAGCACGTTCTTCGTGGCCATGTTCACTCCCTCGTGGTGACTGCCCCGAGAGTACGCCCTGGGCGGGGCCCGCCGCGTCAGCCCCCTGACGTCACGGAAGGGTGAGGATCTCCGCGCCGTCGTCGGTGATGAGCAGGGTGTGCTCGAACTGCGCCGACGGCGCCCCGTCTGCGGTGAGGATCGTCCAGCCGTCCTCCCACTCGGTCCAGTCCGGGCTCCCGAGGTTGAGCATCGGCTCGATGGTGAAGGTCATGCCCGGCTCGATGACGGTGTCGTAGTCCGGCGCCGCGTCGTAGTGCGGGATCACGAGCCCGGAGTGGAAGG
This window contains:
- a CDS encoding GuaB1 family IMP dehydrogenase-related protein, which gives rise to MEFLNGMEPAHDLTYNDVFMVPSRSSVTSRLDVDLTTADGTGTTLPLVVANMTAVAGRRMAETVARRGGIAVLPQDIPLPQVRATIEQVKASHPLYETPITIDPAAPVAQVLSVMSKRAHRAAVVVEGGRPVGIVTEDDTDGVDRFASVRDVMEPPRVVLEDGVDPRSAFDELEQTRAGMAPVVRDDQLLGVLTRTGIVRSGIYTPALDADGRLRVGAAVGINGDVRAKAADLLDAGADVLVVDTAHGHQDKMIDALPLVVEARDAHHESTGVRVVIAAGNVVSRTGTQDLVAAGADIVKVGVGPGAMCTTRMMTGVGRPQFSAVLECADAARELGAHVWADGGVKYPRDVALALAAGAASVMVGSWFAGTLESPGDLIHDTDGRLYKESFGMASARAVRHRTREMSAFDRARAALFEEGISSGRMFVDPARPGVEDLVDQIVSGVRSAFTYAGARTIGEFHTGAVVGIQGAAGYDEGRPRHTSW
- a CDS encoding type IV toxin-antitoxin system AbiEi family antitoxin domain-containing protein, whose amino-acid sequence is MHPELQAFLTTHYHVVTTREAAGLGFNREVLRRLVQRKILTRVARGAYVQTSVLLEQRHLTDRHVLRARALLRWHPEGWAASHTTAALLWDLPLLDAGLERVHLCHATATGNCRRYERYTVHTFPGAKHLDATAEPRRVDLATAVVGVGLVAPRRSCVVAADAALHRQLVTVDELDEALGRQTHVPGIGGARAAIRLADASSESPGETLLRLILADLGLVAIPQYRIVENGHDIARVDFYLPQLGVVLEFDGRVKYDGHEGAAALAAEKGREDRIRSLGYGVGRVVWSDLDGTCAVDAIVRQAARGARPAIIATGRPA
- the ppgK gene encoding polyphosphate--glucose phosphotransferase; protein product: MATKNVLGVDIGGSGIKGAPVDLKKGEFATDRKRIPTPEESTPEAVAEVVAEIVDKFDDDIGGKSPVGITLPAVVHHGTVRTAANIDPSWIGADADALFTERVGRSVFVMNDADAAGVAEMHYGAGRGNEGVVLLTTLGTGIGTALFMKGELLPNTELGHLELDGYDAETRAASSARENEDLSWEDWAERLQRYYSHVEDLLWPDLIIVGGGVSKKADKYLPLLHTRAPIVPAQLKNDAGIIGAAWQAQHLG